The proteins below come from a single Papaver somniferum cultivar HN1 chromosome 11, ASM357369v1, whole genome shotgun sequence genomic window:
- the LOC113322610 gene encoding protein SGT1 homolog A-like has protein sequence MAPHDLERSAKEAFVDDNFELAIDLYTQAITLDPSNPDLFADRAQANIKLENFTEAVADSNRAIVLDPTMAKAYLRKGTACIKLEEYQTAKAALEGGAALSPGDARFTNLIKECDEKIAEEAAQLSKQFVQNVPPTNTPPPAASTSSQEAPVIVQDAEPAVAPPPPKYRHGYYQKPEEVVVTIFAKGVPAQNVSVDFGEQILSVTISIPGQDEFVFQPRLFGKIKPEMCRYEVMSTKIEMCLAKAEAINWTSLEYTRENTVQQKLNSPSAAESRPSYPSSKSKLRPVDWDKLEAQVKKEEKEEKLEGDAALNKLFSDIYKDADDDTKRAMRKSFLESNGTVLSTNWKEVGAKKVETSPPTGMELKKWES, from the exons ATGGCGCCTCATGATCTTGAAAGAAGTGCAAAAGAAGCTTTTGTTGATGATAATTTTGAATTAGCTATTGATCTTTATACTCAAGCTATTACGTTGGATCCTTCAAACCCAGATCTCTTTGCTGATCGTGCTCAAGCTAATATCAAACTTGAGAATTTTACTG AAGCTGTTGCTGACTCAAACAGAGCGATAGTGTTGGATCCAACAATGGCTAAAGCTTATCTACGCAAAGG TACCGCATGTATTAAGCTAGAGGAGTACCAAACTGCGAAAGCTGCCTTAGAAGGAGGTGCTGCCCTGTCTCCTGGTGATGCAAGATTCACCAATTTAATCAAAGAATGCGATGAAAAGATTGCAG AGGAAGCTGCTCAACTTTCAAAACAATTTGTTCAGAATGTTCCACCAACAAACACACCTCCTCCCGCTGCATCTACTTCATCACAAGAAGCACCTGTTATTGTTCAGGATGCTGAGCCAGCAGTAGCTCCTCCACCTCCTAAATACAG ACATGGTTACTACCAGAAGCCAGAGGAAGTGGTTGTGACCATATTTGCAAAGGGTGTACCAGCTCAAAATGTTTCTGTCGACTTCGGAGAACAAATA CTAAGTGTTACCATTAGCATCCCTGGGCAAGATGAATTTGTATTTCAACCACGCTTATTCGGGAAG ATTAAGCCTGAGATGTGCAGATATGAAGTCATGTCAACCAAAATTGAAATGTGCCTTGCTAAAGCTGAAGCAATTAACTGGACATCTCTTGAATATACCAGGGAAAATACAGTTCAGCAGAAATTGAACTCGCCATCAG CTGCTGAATCAAGACCTTCATACCCGTCTTCAAAGTCAAAGTTGAGACCTGTTGATTGGGATAAGCTAGAGGCACAAGTAAAGAAGGAG GAGAAAGAAGAGAAGCTGGAAGGTGATGCAGCTTTGAACAAGCTCTTCTCTGACATCTACAAAGACGCTGATGATGATACCAAGCGCGCCATGAGGAAATCTTTT TTGGAGTCAAATGGGACCGTTCTGTCTACAAACTGGAAAGAAGTGGGTGCCAAGAAGGTGGAAACAAGTCCTCCAACTGGTATGGAATTGAAGAAATGGGAATCCTAA